A single genomic interval of Alistipes provencensis harbors:
- a CDS encoding glycoside hydrolase family 2 TIM barrel-domain containing protein, with amino-acid sequence MKRLSFTAIFLLTAFSAFAARTEFKLEKGWRFTREDRAEAVRPDFDDSGWQRVTVPHDWAIYGPFDINNDPQFVAIEQDGETVPSLKAGRTGGLPVVGTGWYRIRFDAPDFAVGKRAGILFDGAMSNAQVYLNGEKLGYWPYGYGSFQLDATRLLKPADNVLAVRLENYPESSRWYPGAGLYRNVHVVVSEAVRIPLWGIRLTTPEIRPDYAKVRVQADVELPAGTDSRLVLKTLLRDAGGRTVSEAETTLSKYDGGTFCQDLVIDAPRLWSPDAPDLYEAELRLYADGQLQEIRLVTFGIRELKIVPDRGMFLNGQPIKFRGACLHHDLGPLGAAVNVSALRRQLSILKEMGANAIRTAHNIPAPELIELCDRMGLMVMVETFDEWRAPKMKNGYHLYFDEWAERDLTNTVRRFRNHPSVVMWCIGNEVPDQSSYEGAKIARWLQDICHREDPTRLVTMGIDRVQDAIDTHFAAIMDVVGFNYRTHLYTKAYHELPQQILMGSETASAFSSRGTYHFPVERTTNKVRPDNQSSGYDLDCGSWSNLPEDDFVLHDDYDWCIGEFVWTGFDYLGEPTPYHEIWPNHSSLFGIVDLAGLPKDRYYLYRSHWRPEEETLHVLPHWTWPGREGEVTPVFVYTNYPSAELFVNGKSQGRIAKDTTMTQAATDSEEAARGLWRQRRYRLMWMDVKYEPGTLRVVAYDKNGQPAAETEVHTAGEPYRLELAVDRQTIRPDGKDLSFITVRVVDRDGNLCPDADPEISFRVTGVGVFRAVSNGDPTCLEPFHHPRMKAFKGQLVAIVQSGEHPGKIGFEASAGSLRKARLEISVK; translated from the coding sequence ATGAAACGATTATCTTTTACCGCGATTTTTTTACTGACCGCTTTTTCCGCATTTGCCGCACGGACGGAATTCAAACTGGAAAAGGGGTGGAGGTTTACCCGGGAAGACCGGGCCGAAGCCGTTCGTCCGGATTTTGACGATTCGGGCTGGCAGCGTGTGACGGTTCCGCACGACTGGGCGATTTACGGGCCTTTCGACATCAACAATGATCCGCAGTTCGTGGCTATCGAGCAGGACGGCGAGACCGTTCCGTCGCTCAAGGCCGGACGCACCGGGGGATTGCCCGTTGTCGGTACCGGCTGGTACAGGATTCGTTTCGATGCGCCGGATTTCGCAGTCGGGAAACGGGCAGGTATTCTTTTCGACGGTGCCATGAGCAATGCCCAAGTCTATCTCAACGGAGAGAAACTTGGCTACTGGCCCTATGGATACGGTAGCTTCCAACTGGATGCGACCCGGTTGTTGAAGCCGGCGGATAATGTGTTGGCCGTACGGTTGGAGAATTATCCCGAGTCCTCCCGGTGGTATCCGGGGGCCGGGTTATACCGAAATGTGCATGTGGTCGTTTCGGAGGCGGTCCGCATCCCGTTGTGGGGAATCCGCCTCACGACACCCGAGATTCGTCCGGACTATGCGAAGGTGCGGGTGCAGGCGGATGTCGAATTGCCGGCGGGAACGGATTCGCGGCTGGTGTTGAAAACGCTTCTTCGGGATGCCGGGGGACGGACTGTTTCGGAGGCCGAAACAACGCTTTCCAAATACGATGGCGGAACCTTCTGTCAGGATTTGGTCATTGATGCTCCGCGGTTGTGGTCGCCCGATGCCCCCGACTTGTATGAGGCCGAACTCCGGCTCTATGCCGATGGGCAACTTCAGGAGATCCGACTGGTTACGTTCGGTATCCGCGAATTGAAGATTGTCCCGGACCGGGGCATGTTCCTGAACGGACAACCGATCAAGTTCAGGGGGGCTTGCCTGCACCATGACCTCGGGCCGTTGGGCGCTGCGGTCAACGTCAGTGCGCTGCGTCGTCAGCTGTCGATCCTCAAGGAGATGGGGGCCAATGCCATCCGCACCGCGCATAATATCCCGGCTCCGGAACTGATCGAATTATGTGATCGGATGGGGTTAATGGTGATGGTGGAGACGTTCGACGAGTGGCGTGCTCCCAAGATGAAGAACGGTTACCACCTCTATTTCGACGAGTGGGCCGAACGGGATCTGACCAATACGGTCCGGCGTTTCCGCAACCACCCGTCGGTGGTGATGTGGTGCATCGGCAACGAAGTTCCCGACCAGAGCAGCTACGAGGGAGCGAAAATTGCCCGCTGGTTGCAGGATATCTGCCATCGGGAAGATCCGACGCGGCTTGTCACCATGGGGATCGACCGGGTGCAGGATGCTATCGACACCCATTTTGCGGCCATTATGGACGTAGTGGGCTTTAACTACCGGACTCATCTCTATACGAAGGCATATCACGAGCTTCCTCAGCAAATACTGATGGGTTCCGAGACCGCTTCTGCATTCAGTTCGCGGGGAACCTACCATTTTCCGGTGGAACGTACCACGAACAAAGTCCGTCCGGACAACCAGTCGTCGGGCTACGATCTGGATTGCGGCAGTTGGTCCAATCTGCCCGAAGACGATTTTGTGCTGCATGACGATTATGACTGGTGTATCGGTGAGTTTGTATGGACGGGGTTTGATTATCTGGGTGAACCTACGCCCTACCACGAGATATGGCCTAACCACAGTTCGTTGTTCGGCATTGTCGATTTGGCCGGACTGCCCAAGGACCGCTATTACCTCTATCGGAGCCATTGGCGGCCCGAGGAAGAGACTTTGCATGTCCTGCCCCATTGGACCTGGCCCGGCCGCGAAGGGGAGGTGACGCCCGTATTCGTCTATACGAACTATCCTTCTGCTGAACTGTTTGTCAACGGGAAGAGTCAGGGGCGTATTGCTAAGGATACGACGATGACACAGGCCGCGACCGACAGCGAAGAGGCCGCCCGGGGACTTTGGCGCCAGCGCCGTTACCGGCTGATGTGGATGGATGTGAAATATGAACCCGGTACGCTGAGGGTGGTGGCTTATGATAAGAACGGGCAACCGGCGGCCGAAACCGAAGTACATACGGCCGGTGAGCCCTATCGGCTGGAGCTTGCGGTCGACAGGCAAACCATTCGTCCCGATGGTAAGGACCTTTCGTTCATCACGGTACGGGTGGTGGACCGGGACGGCAATCTCTGTCCGGATGCCGATCCGGAGATCTCGTTCCGGGTTACCGGGGTTGGAGTGTTCCGGGCGGTTTCGAACGGAGATCCGACCTGTTTGGAGCCGTTCCACCATCCGCGGATGAAGGCTTTCAAGGGACAGCTCGTGGCGATTGTCCAGTCGGGGGAACATCCCGGGAAGATCGGGTTCGAGGCGTCGGCCGGGAGCCTGCGCAAAGCGCGGTTGGAGATTTCTGTAAAATAA
- a CDS encoding glycosyl hydrolase — translation MKRILLLMMLAVAAFSVSCRETACDGPSMEQMRNAFRSVPDETPLAVYWYWVSDNISEEGVVRDLESMKEVGINRAFIGNIGIGDQPYGEHQLFSPEWWRVMHAALKRAGELDIEIGIFNSPGWSQSGGPWVEPQQSMRYLASAQTVIEGPALFEGPLPEVGADAKDVRVIAYPLPGTAESDTKRAVKHDGEELRLDWNVSGEQPMRSLTIWVDRPILTSAELYCRENGGYRLLKRFAIDRSNLQMNVGFDPLAPIVVSLPETLSTAYRLVVPAPGSAVFKAMLSSLPQVERFPEKTLAKMFQTPLPMWHDYLWEPQPVVQESLPVDPGAVKDITASFSDGTLRWEVPAGKWRVERLAMRSTTVTNGPASPEGLGLEIDKMSKKHVASHFDAFIGEILRRIPAEDRRTFKVVVQDSYETGGQNWTDDMAERFEETYGYDPLPYLPVLHGTVVGSQDISDRFLWDLRRLIADRVSYDYVGGLREESHKHGLTTWLENYGHWGFPGEFLQYGGQSDEVAGEFWSEGSLGDIENRAASSCAHIYGKRRVWAESFTAGLQGFSRYPYLMKQRGDRFFAEGINSTLLHVYIHQPYEDCFPGMSSWFGNEFNRKNTWFSQLDAFVDYLKRTGYLLQQGRYVADVAYFIGEDAPKMTGVCDPALPNGYSFDYINAEVLLKHSKVRDGRLVLDGGMEYRVLVLPKLRTMRPELLDAIERMVRAGLTVLGPAPERSPGLAGYPGADERVKKTAERMWPSEAAVKYNVYGKGCVFGDGCSLEEVFAFLSMRPDCRIEGQNMDIRFIHRATEQGDVYFLSNQQERKVVFEAAFRTESGAPELWDALTGGIRQLPGFSRQDGITTVPLELEPYGSAFIVFDRKKEARPSSVGNFPGATVLARAEGPWKVTFEGLDAPEGPVVFDRLCDWTAADDPRIRYFSGTARYKTSFEVESVGPGVVYVNLGKVMVMGRVYLNGVCAGGTWTPPYRVDVSGLVRKGENTLEVEVANNWMNRLIGDQRLSPGQRKTWTPVNPWTASSELQSSGLLGPVVVEEFDYEIVK, via the coding sequence ATGAAACGAATCTTATTGCTGATGATGTTGGCCGTAGCGGCCTTTTCGGTTTCATGTCGTGAAACGGCCTGCGACGGCCCTTCGATGGAACAGATGCGTAATGCGTTCCGGAGTGTGCCCGATGAAACGCCGTTGGCCGTCTACTGGTACTGGGTGTCGGACAACATCTCCGAGGAAGGGGTGGTTCGGGACCTCGAGTCCATGAAGGAGGTCGGTATCAACCGTGCCTTTATCGGCAACATTGGCATCGGCGATCAACCTTATGGGGAGCATCAGCTCTTTTCGCCGGAGTGGTGGCGTGTGATGCACGCTGCGTTGAAGCGTGCTGGGGAGCTCGATATAGAGATCGGTATTTTTAATAGTCCCGGGTGGAGTCAGTCGGGAGGTCCCTGGGTCGAACCGCAGCAGAGCATGCGTTATCTGGCGTCGGCGCAGACCGTTATCGAAGGCCCGGCTTTGTTCGAGGGCCCCCTCCCGGAGGTGGGGGCTGATGCGAAGGATGTGCGGGTCATCGCCTATCCATTGCCCGGGACGGCCGAAAGCGATACGAAACGGGCGGTGAAGCATGACGGAGAGGAGTTGCGTCTGGACTGGAACGTGTCGGGAGAGCAGCCGATGCGTAGCCTTACGATTTGGGTGGACAGGCCGATCCTTACGTCGGCGGAGCTTTACTGCCGGGAAAACGGAGGATACAGGTTGCTGAAGCGGTTTGCCATCGACAGAAGCAATTTGCAGATGAACGTCGGGTTTGACCCTCTGGCCCCGATCGTCGTCTCCCTTCCCGAAACACTTTCGACAGCTTACCGGTTGGTCGTTCCGGCGCCGGGCAGCGCTGTTTTTAAAGCTATGCTGTCGTCTCTTCCGCAGGTGGAACGCTTCCCGGAAAAGACGCTTGCAAAGATGTTCCAGACGCCGCTTCCCATGTGGCATGACTATCTTTGGGAACCTCAGCCCGTCGTACAGGAATCGCTGCCGGTCGATCCGGGTGCAGTGAAGGATATTACCGCAAGTTTCAGCGACGGAACGTTGCGTTGGGAAGTCCCTGCCGGGAAATGGCGGGTGGAGCGCCTGGCCATGCGTTCTACGACCGTGACGAACGGTCCGGCCAGCCCCGAGGGACTGGGGCTTGAGATCGATAAGATGAGCAAGAAGCATGTGGCGAGCCATTTCGATGCCTTTATCGGAGAGATACTGCGCCGTATTCCGGCAGAGGATCGCCGGACCTTCAAAGTGGTTGTGCAGGATAGTTACGAGACCGGAGGGCAGAATTGGACCGACGATATGGCGGAGCGTTTCGAGGAGACCTATGGTTACGATCCGCTTCCTTATCTTCCGGTTTTGCATGGGACGGTTGTCGGGAGCCAAGATATCTCCGACCGTTTCCTTTGGGATCTTCGCCGGCTCATCGCCGACCGTGTCTCTTATGATTATGTCGGCGGGTTGCGGGAGGAGAGCCATAAACACGGCCTGACGACCTGGCTGGAAAATTACGGCCATTGGGGTTTTCCGGGCGAGTTTCTGCAATATGGCGGACAGTCCGATGAAGTGGCCGGGGAGTTCTGGAGCGAGGGCTCGCTGGGTGACATCGAGAATCGGGCGGCGTCATCTTGTGCGCACATTTACGGGAAGCGCCGCGTGTGGGCCGAATCGTTCACCGCGGGGTTGCAGGGCTTCAGCCGCTACCCCTACCTGATGAAACAGCGCGGCGACCGTTTCTTTGCCGAAGGCATCAACAGTACGCTGCTGCATGTCTATATTCATCAGCCTTACGAAGACTGCTTCCCGGGTATGAGCTCCTGGTTCGGCAATGAATTCAATCGGAAAAACACATGGTTCAGCCAGTTGGATGCCTTTGTCGATTACCTCAAGCGGACCGGCTATCTGTTGCAGCAGGGACGTTATGTGGCTGATGTGGCCTATTTTATCGGGGAGGATGCGCCGAAGATGACGGGCGTGTGCGATCCGGCGCTTCCGAACGGCTATTCGTTCGATTATATCAATGCAGAGGTGCTGTTGAAACATTCGAAGGTACGGGACGGACGGCTTGTGCTGGACGGCGGGATGGAGTACCGCGTGCTGGTGCTGCCGAAGCTCCGTACCATGCGTCCCGAACTGCTCGATGCGATCGAACGGATGGTTCGTGCCGGACTGACCGTGCTTGGCCCGGCACCGGAGCGATCGCCCGGTTTGGCCGGATACCCCGGGGCGGATGAACGGGTGAAAAAGACTGCGGAACGGATGTGGCCCTCCGAGGCTGCGGTGAAATATAACGTTTACGGCAAAGGGTGCGTTTTTGGCGACGGTTGTTCGCTGGAGGAGGTTTTCGCATTTCTTTCGATGCGGCCCGACTGCCGCATCGAGGGGCAGAATATGGATATCCGGTTCATCCATCGGGCAACGGAGCAGGGTGACGTCTATTTCTTGTCGAACCAGCAGGAACGCAAGGTCGTGTTTGAGGCCGCCTTCCGGACGGAGAGCGGTGCACCGGAACTGTGGGATGCCTTGACCGGCGGCATTCGTCAACTGCCCGGGTTCTCGCGGCAGGACGGGATTACGACAGTTCCGTTGGAACTGGAACCATATGGCAGTGCGTTCATTGTCTTCGACCGGAAGAAAGAGGCCCGGCCGTCATCTGTGGGGAATTTTCCCGGAGCGACCGTGCTGGCCCGGGCCGAGGGTCCGTGGAAGGTGACTTTCGAAGGGCTGGATGCTCCCGAGGGTCCGGTCGTATTCGATCGGCTTTGTGATTGGACGGCGGCGGACGATCCGCGTATCCGCTATTTCTCCGGAACGGCCCGTTACAAGACCTCTTTCGAGGTTGAAAGCGTCGGTCCCGGCGTTGTCTATGTGAATCTGGGCAAGGTGATGGTCATGGGACGGGTTTACCTGAACGGCGTTTGTGCCGGAGGAACGTGGACGCCCCCTTATCGGGTCGATGTTTCTGGTTTGGTACGGAAAGGTGAAAATACGCTGGAGGTCGAGGTGGCGAACAACTGGATGAACCGGTTGATCGGTGACCAGCGGTTGTCGCCCGGACAGCGCAAGACTTGGACGCCCGTCAACCCGTGGACCGCATCTTCGGAGTTGCAGTCTTCCGGACTGCTCGGACCGGTGGTCGTCGAGGAGTTCGATTATGAGATTGTAAAATAG
- a CDS encoding RagB/SusD family nutrient uptake outer membrane protein — translation MKKILYYILLVVICLASSCNDVMDLPYDGRTSLDALFSERRGVRAYLNSCYGYCPAPYMDRSSLTDEAQDADDILAGSRYAAWYTDAVSASNYASYSTDGSPWAGLYQGIRHCNVFLERIKDVDPALIQSNDDEVGGWTAQAHVLRALYYLQLIKRYGDVPLLKNTYEQDHDYTEDARAPFSEVVRFIVEDCDAALAYSETAFGWGIPEASFGIMTRAVPYAIKSQAVTYAASPLWSDGTYDWEDALEVNREALSVLLTHDYKLFDNVPSPGIAQNPYALYFITSSDDRRSTDKETILQVGAQMEVWRQAGLLSTPGQLKAGPCPSQELVDCYETADGQPVLNLANPYTDDTHRQPNYNPDNSTYDPQNPYENRDPRFYASIYYNGAQRVLGDADGDRKEFLMEFQDPPYNDVTLNYMSEWEGYKDVWTVLTSGGDPYAYFKPVNFGIDWDRLKKMTFSFYYLTDETTDRFRNLGFFFVVDGAIDPAKRLELGDLAPTNGQVVEFSFDMTEHMKNNFADSWGSDSYIRFDFLEQEAAAYMVMASIKITIEYEESEVEVDPNVYTYVGSTDGISTNNRRSTRTGYYMRKFNNWQSNVSNNADGAIRLFRLAEIYLNFAEAAYQVKGPDGTVDVAGTQASARDAVNFVRARAGMPSLPAGMSKDEFELRYRNERRVELAFEEHRFFDVRRWKVLDKTDKCVTGMKITKKDAGYAYERISFPRSNWRDKYYIYPIDQDEVNKMQEFTGGNWQNPGW, via the coding sequence ATGAAAAAGATATTGTATTATATTTTGCTCGTCGTGATTTGCCTGGCCTCGTCCTGCAACGATGTCATGGACCTTCCCTACGACGGACGTACCTCCCTCGATGCGCTCTTCTCCGAGCGCCGGGGAGTGAGGGCCTATCTCAATTCGTGCTATGGATACTGCCCGGCCCCCTATATGGACCGCTCGTCGCTGACCGACGAGGCACAGGACGCCGACGATATTCTGGCCGGTTCGCGCTATGCCGCATGGTACACCGACGCTGTGAGCGCTTCGAACTATGCCTCTTACTCTACCGACGGCAGTCCGTGGGCGGGACTTTATCAGGGTATTCGCCATTGTAACGTGTTCCTCGAGCGTATCAAAGACGTCGATCCTGCCCTGATCCAGTCCAATGACGACGAGGTGGGCGGCTGGACCGCTCAGGCGCATGTACTGCGTGCGCTCTACTACCTGCAGCTCATCAAGCGCTACGGCGATGTGCCGCTGTTGAAGAACACCTACGAACAGGACCATGACTATACGGAAGACGCTCGGGCTCCCTTTTCCGAGGTGGTCCGGTTCATCGTCGAGGATTGCGATGCGGCGCTTGCTTACAGCGAGACGGCTTTCGGCTGGGGTATTCCCGAAGCGTCGTTCGGGATCATGACCCGCGCCGTTCCCTATGCCATCAAATCACAGGCCGTGACCTATGCCGCCAGCCCGCTGTGGTCCGACGGGACGTATGACTGGGAAGATGCCCTCGAGGTCAACCGTGAGGCACTCTCCGTGCTGCTGACCCACGATTACAAGCTCTTTGACAATGTTCCTTCGCCCGGTATCGCACAGAATCCCTACGCGCTCTATTTCATCACCAGTTCCGATGACCGCCGTTCGACCGACAAGGAGACCATCCTTCAGGTCGGCGCTCAGATGGAGGTATGGCGTCAGGCCGGTCTGCTCTCCACGCCCGGTCAGCTCAAGGCTGGCCCGTGCCCTTCGCAGGAACTGGTCGATTGTTACGAAACGGCCGACGGGCAGCCCGTGCTCAATCTGGCGAATCCCTATACGGACGATACGCACCGGCAGCCCAATTACAATCCAGACAACAGTACCTACGATCCGCAGAATCCCTATGAGAACCGCGATCCGCGTTTCTATGCCTCGATCTATTACAATGGTGCGCAGCGAGTGCTGGGCGACGCAGACGGTGACCGGAAGGAGTTCCTGATGGAATTCCAGGATCCTCCTTACAACGATGTGACACTCAACTATATGTCCGAATGGGAGGGATACAAGGATGTTTGGACGGTTCTTACTTCAGGCGGCGATCCCTATGCCTATTTCAAACCGGTGAACTTCGGCATCGACTGGGACCGCCTGAAAAAGATGACCTTTTCGTTCTATTATCTGACCGATGAGACGACGGACCGTTTCCGCAATCTGGGATTCTTCTTCGTGGTGGACGGCGCGATCGACCCGGCCAAACGGCTTGAACTCGGAGACCTCGCGCCTACGAATGGCCAGGTCGTGGAGTTCTCGTTCGACATGACCGAGCACATGAAGAACAATTTCGCCGATTCGTGGGGCTCCGATTCGTACATTCGCTTCGATTTTCTGGAGCAGGAGGCTGCTGCCTACATGGTGATGGCTTCGATCAAGATCACGATCGAATACGAGGAGTCGGAAGTCGAGGTTGATCCCAATGTCTATACCTATGTCGGCTCTACCGATGGCATCTCGACGAATAACCGCCGTAGTACCCGCACGGGTTATTACATGCGTAAGTTCAACAACTGGCAGTCGAACGTGAGCAACAATGCCGATGGTGCCATCCGCCTGTTCCGTCTGGCCGAGATATACCTCAATTTCGCCGAAGCGGCTTATCAGGTCAAGGGCCCCGACGGGACGGTCGATGTAGCCGGAACCCAGGCTTCGGCCCGCGATGCCGTGAATTTCGTCCGTGCGCGTGCCGGGATGCCCTCGCTGCCTGCCGGAATGTCGAAAGACGAGTTCGAGCTCCGCTACCGCAATGAACGTCGTGTGGAGCTGGCCTTCGAGGAACACCGTTTCTTCGACGTGCGGCGCTGGAAGGTGCTGGACAAGACGGACAAATGCGTGACCGGAATGAAAATTACGAAGAAGGATGCCGGTTATGCATACGAACGCATCAGCTTCCCCCGCTCGAATTGGAGGGATAAATACTATATCTATCCGATCGATCAGGATGAAGTGAACAAGATGCAGGAATTTACCGGGGGCAACTGGCAGAACCCGGGCTGGTAA